In the genome of Primulina eburnea isolate SZY01 chromosome 13, ASM2296580v1, whole genome shotgun sequence, the window GTGCCGAACAAAAGATGCCAGCTATCTTCTTGCTTTAGACTACTAACATAGGGTTATCCATAGAAGTCCACCAAGACATGAACATTATATATACGGGGTCTTCTTTGAgttatcatattttttttcaaaaacatcaTGATTGTCATCTCTCCCATCAAAAAGATGTTATTGTCCAAGTTCAAATTACAAAAAGAAGGTATGTTTTTCCTTGCCGGTCTCAAATCATTCCCAGTAAAATTCAGTACCTCATTATTCCAAACTCTTtcattgcaaaaaaaaaatccgCTCATCAGATTTTAAATACCATCAGGATACAAAGATTTGATATTCTACTCAacaaatcctgattttaaatgtGAATTTTTTACTTAATTGTCAATTATTCTAATTAGTTTTTGTGCTAATGTTTTACCCTGACGTCATTCTTTCAATACATGTTTTGACGATTGATACAGTTTCATACTATTTGAATCAATGTTGTTTGGTTGTTTGGATTCAGGAAGAAGCAGAAAAGCCGATGTGAATAGCTTAGTGAGCAAGCCAAACTTGAATGACGAATATAAAGAAGCATTTAGGACGAAATCTTACACTGAGATATACAACAAAGTTCAAAGCCAACTGAAAATAAATAAGTCTTTCGATGAACAATGCCCACACTCCTTATCAACTCCCCCTCATCTAAGCAAAGTCCATCTCGCGGACCATCTACTTGAACCCCGCCAAGAAACCCTAACCCCTATATTAGAGAACCCAAATCTCCAAATTTTTGCCGAGTACTTTAATACTAGTCTAGAAGCATTCCAAAACTGTGAATTTCTCCTCAGAAATATCAATCAAGAACGCATTAATTATCTAGAAATACAggatatgataaaaaaaatcaaatgcgTTCCAAATGGTTCAACTTGGACTAGTGATGAGTACTACCAGGTACAAAAAGTTTTGGTTACATTCACTTCACAGAACCCTCTTTCAGTGATCAGCCCTGAGAAGTTCCATGAATTACACCATAATCACGTACTTTTGTATCGTGAATTAACATCCCAACATAATAAAACCAAACAGAGAATAAAGGCCAACAGGTGTATTAAATTGgtcaaaacaatatttaaagtGGTGGGCGGAGGTGCATTGGCTGCTGCTTTGCTAGTTTTGGCCATGCATAGCACAATAGGCATGGTGGTTGGCCCAATAATACTTGTTTGTTTCTTAATATCGTTGGCAAAGaataaaacaaaacaaagaTTGAATAAAGAACGTCTCAAAAGACTATTTGCGCAACTAGATGCTGCAGCAAGAGGGGTATATACACTGATCAATGATTTCGACACAGTAAGTTGGCTCGAAAAGACTATGAACGAGGAAATGGAACACATGCACTCGCTAGTTGATAATTGTGTTAAAAGGGGGAAGAATGAGACTTTAAAGGTGGCTGCCAAGGTATTCCAAATGCAAGAGCCTAGGTTTTTGGGACAGCTGGAAGAGCTAGAGAAGCATACATACTTGAGTCTTCTCAACATCAATCGTACAAGAAAGCAAGTTGCGCTCGAAATGAATATGCCGAGAACTGATCCCAACGCATCTGAGTGAAGAGCTTATTAAGGATAAGACTCTCTTCCATCATTCAATTAAGGCTGTAATTCTTTTGCATTcccctttttcttttctttttattttattttatttatgtccTAGTCTGTtattaatccaagtatggggTAAAAGGCTCTTGAATTTGTTTCAGATATGAAATTTATTAGTGGTATCGTTTTTTTGAGGTTTACTCTCATATTTGTCCCAGTAGTCAAAACAATGGACACCATCAACAATCATAGCCTATGATTAACAAGAAATTACTCATCAGTTGGTAGTTGTTTGCTTCGTCTCTTACTCCGGCAAAAATTTGTCTGGAATACATAAATTTTCAGTAAATACTTGACACAGCCATAAATTGGAAAATTTATTCACAATCTATTACTTTATTTTCACATGTAAATTGTACCATTTTTGGCATATCAAAGGGTGGGTGTTAATCCAATCCACCAATCATgcaaaatattgaaaaaataaaatagaaattCCACCAACGTGTTTTCCATAGAAACCTTTCAAATCATCAAACACTATTGTTCAACATAAAATATCAAAACGAAAAATTTCACACCCATACCCATTGTAGCACGATGACGAATACGCTAATGCCCTCAACTAGTAGAATAGAACATTCGAACAGAAATACAGAATTTGGACGATGATATTTTCCATTTATCTCAGCAAAAAAAGATTAAGACGTGAAGAAATTTAAGTATATACTTCACTGCGAACAAGTTCTCATCTCAAAGAATAATATCTCAAATTTCATACGTAATTTTTATTTGCGATTGTTTAGTAAAGTATAATTCTCTCCAATTAGACACCTCGACATTGGCAAATCCAGTTCAACGATCATGCAAACGTTGAGAAAATAAAGTAAAAGTTCACCTTTTGGCTAGTCACAATCATGGTTCGCAGAATCGGTATCGGAACGGCGAACGAGGCTCACCGGGACGAAGTTACAGGCGGTGAAGGAAAGTGCTTTGAGTTGGCGTTCTGTTAGCCAAAAACGCCGTTATAACGGACGATAGACTGTATTGGAACATATTTTGTCTAAAATCGGAGAAATTTTGCCCTAATTGTGTACGCAGGGGATAAGCGGGAGAGAGGCTCAGAGCTCCCAACTTCGGTGCATTTGTTTTTTtcgtttttaatttttattgtattttcaAAGATATGAAAATTGAAatcagtttttatttttaatattcctCAAAAGCATtatattcttaacaaataatTAAAGTAATTCTATTTATCAATTTCTAACTCCATCTAAAACAAATACTGATGAGAATCGAAGTTTCGTAGGAAAGCCTCGAAAATGTTCTCGCTCAACGCTTTAGCTTGGAACTGTGCGAATCCCCTTCCCCGAAAACCTTTGAATCTTTCATTGGGACGACTTATTATCACAGCTTGCTCTGGTACCACAACCATTCCCGCCGGAAATCCAGATTTTTCGGATTCTAGAGAACAGCTATCTAACAGGCTGAGCGGTTATTCCGGCACCCATATCGAGGAAACCGTGAATTTGGATTCGGGAAAGCTGAGACTTGACTCCTGGATTGCTTCTCAAATAAATGGCATCAGCAGAGCTAGAGTTCAGTCCAGCATTCGCTCGGGGTTGGTGTTTGTTAATGGCAACCTCGTCAGCAAGGTTATTTCTCtttctttttctctctttttttttgtttcactTATTTCTTGGTCTTTCCATGCGAAAGCTTGCGTTCATTCAAAGAAAGGAAAGCACGTGTTGTGCTGTTACTTTGCAATGCAAAGTCTCTAGTGTAGTTTCATAGTTGGTGATAATTAAAGATTGAATTCAGAGATTTAGTGTGCATTTTTGTGGCAAGTTCAAATTTTTAGGGaatcttgaatttttttaaaaaaatctttagCAGATACTGTCAAGCTAGATCAGTCCCGACTCCCGATCTCAGTTCTTACTTTCTTTTCTGGTTAAGAGTTTATTGGTAATGCTTCTAATTAAATTTCGTGAAGGTGTCGCATGTCGTGAGAGATGGAGATATGGTCCACTGCACTATCTCAGAGTTGCAGCCTTTGAGGGCGGAACCCGAGGATATTCCGTTGGACATTGTATTTGAAGATGAACATGTGCTTGTTGTCAACAAGCCTGCTCATATGGTATGCCCTCAATAGTCGTTTATCTGTCTAAGACATCTCGGTGTTTCTACGataatcatttttaattatgtggctgatttttattttgaggccgaattttgttggaattaataaaactaaaatgcCTTGACCATTAAAGAATTGCGAAAATGAAGGTTGTTCATCCAGCTCCTGGAAATGCAACTGGAACACTCGTAAATGGCATTCTACACCATTGCAGGCTTTCCGCTGCATCGTTTCTCAACCCAGAAGCACCATATGATGATAATGATGTGTCCGCTGATGAGGCATGTGACTTCTCTATAGGAAAAGCATATGATGCGGATGTTCGCCCTGGAATTGTTCACAGATTAGATAAAGGAACTAGTGGATTGCTTGTTGTAGCAAAGGTTCCGGTTCTCCA includes:
- the LOC140810096 gene encoding UPF0496 protein At1g20180-like, which codes for MLFGCLDSGRSRKADVNSLVSKPNLNDEYKEAFRTKSYTEIYNKVQSQLKINKSFDEQCPHSLSTPPHLSKVHLADHLLEPRQETLTPILENPNLQIFAEYFNTSLEAFQNCEFLLRNINQERINYLEIQDMIKKIKCVPNGSTWTSDEYYQVQKVLVTFTSQNPLSVISPEKFHELHHNHVLLYRELTSQHNKTKQRIKANRCIKLVKTIFKVVGGGALAAALLVLAMHSTIGMVVGPIILVCFLISLAKNKTKQRLNKERLKRLFAQLDAAARGVYTLINDFDTVSWLEKTMNEEMEHMHSLVDNCVKRGKNETLKVAAKVFQMQEPRFLGQLEELEKHTYLSLLNINRTRKQVALEMNMPRTDPNASE
- the LOC140810094 gene encoding RNA pseudouridine synthase 2, chloroplastic isoform X2; its protein translation is MFSLNALAWNCANPLPRKPLNLSLGRLIITACSGTTTIPAGNPDFSDSREQLSNRLSGYSGTHIEETVNLDSGKLRLDSWIASQINGISRARVQSSIRSGLVFVNGNLVSKVSHVVRDGDMVHCTISELQPLRAEPEDIPLDIVFEDEHVLVVNKPAHMVVHPAPGNATGTLVNGILHHCRLSAASFLNPEAPYDDNDVSADEACDFSIGKAYDADVRPGIVHRLDKGTSGLLVVAKDEHSHAHLAGQFKEHSIKRVYVSLTCGVPSSTSGCVDIPIGRDVNNRIRMIALPGSGTRGNTRRAVSRCFILWLREMWCSLGRALAAGYARKGGVVNEKGI
- the LOC140810094 gene encoding RNA pseudouridine synthase 2, chloroplastic isoform X1, whose protein sequence is MFSLNALAWNCANPLPRKPLNLSLGRLIITACSGTTTIPAGNPDFSDSREQLSNRLSGYSGTHIEETVNLDSGKLRLDSWIASQINGISRARVQSSIRSGLVFVNGNLVSKVSHVVRDGDMVHCTISELQPLRAEPEDIPLDIVFEDEHVLVVNKPAHMVVHPAPGNATGTLVNGILHHCRLSAASFLNPEAPYDDNDVSADEACDFSIGKAYDADVRPGIVHRLDKGTSGLLVVAKDEHSHAHLAGQFKEHSIKRVYVSLTCGVPSSTSGCVDIPIGRDVNNRIRMIALPGSGTRGNTRRAVSRYKVLEVLAGGGCALVEWRLETGRTHQIRAHAKYLGVPLLGDDVYGGTKNMAFSLLQSRNSTSCHRQLFQLVSKLERPCLHALSLGFEHPRTGEHLRFSQVPPLDFVEILDHLRNIVN